One stretch of Cryptococcus neoformans var. neoformans B-3501A chromosome 5, whole genome shotgun sequence DNA includes these proteins:
- a CDS encoding hypothetical protein (Match to ESTs gb|CF191398.1|CF191398, gb|CF194797.1|CF194797; HMMPfam hit to peroxidase, Peroxidase, score: 108.7, E(): 1.4e-29): MASVKEGDYQALKEEIKKIMKQPGYDDGSAGPVLVRLAWHASGNFSLVEHNGGSNGAGMRFPPESVDPANAGLHYAISFLLPLQSANSWISHADLWTLAGVTAIEAMGGPQIPWEPGRLDYESEQAAVEHRGDVSNRLPDGALGAAHIRDVFGRMGFSDQEIVALSGAHNLGRCHADRSGFDGPWVVNPTRFSNQYFKLLLRPIWKPRQWDGPFQYEAIVAGTRLMMLPTDMALIEDPSFRPWVEKYAADQNLFFKDFANAFGKLIELGVDRDDTGFARLAKKAAEEGKPLDKTAPPAGDETCPVSGAVGGGVQRAAGGGGCPFMAMQNREAKL; encoded by the exons ATGGCTTCAGTAAAAGAAGGAGACTACCAAG CTctgaaagaggagattaAGAAGATCATGAAGCAGCCCGGGTACGACGATGGATCTGCTGGTCCCGTTTTGGTTAG ACTGGCGTGGCATGCTTCTGGAAACTTTAGTCTGGTAGAA CACAACGGAGGTTCTAACGG AGCTGGAATGAGATTCCCACCGGAA TCTGTTGACCCCGCAAATGCCGGTCTCCATTATGCCATATCGTTCCTTCTCCCGCTTCAGAGTGCCAACTCCTGGATCTCTCATGCGGACTTGTGGA CTCTGGCAGGAGTAACAGCCATCGAGGCTATGGGCGGTCCGCAAATCCCCTGGGAACCCGGAAGACTAGACTATGAATCTGAGCAAGCTGCAGTTGAGCATCGAGGTGATGTGTCCAACCGTTTACCAGATGGAGCCTTGGGAGCAGCCCACATTAGGGACGTGTttggaagaatggggtTCTCAGACCAGGAGATTGTAGCGCTCAGTGGTGCTCATAACCTGG GTCGTTGTCATGCGGACCGGAGTGGCTTTGATGG ACCATGGGTCGTCAATCCAACTCGTTTCTCCAATCAGTATTTCAAACTTCTCCTCCGTCCCATTTGGAAACCCAGACAATGGGATGGACCATTCCA GTATGAAGCTATTGTAGCCGGCACAAGGCTCATGATGCTGCCAACAGAC ATGGCTCTCATTGAGGACCCATCATTCCGTCCATGGGTCGAAAAATACGCGGCAGACCaaaatctcttcttcaaagatTTTGCCAACGCATTTGGTAAACTGATAG AGCTGGGAGTAGATAGGGACGATACAGGCTTTGCTCGACTGGCCAAAAAAGCCGCCGAGGAGGGCAAGCCGTTGGACAAGACTGCTCCTCCTGCCGGCGATGAGACTTGTCCCGTCTCTGGAGCAGTAGGCGGTGGCGTGCAAAGagctgctggtggtggtggctgTCCCTTTATGGCGATGCAGAACAGGGAGGCAAAGTTATAA
- a CDS encoding hypothetical protein (HMMPfam hit to UQ_con, Ubiquitin-conjugating enzyme, score: 226.1, E(): 6.1e-65) translates to MADSPPGISAAPKDDNLRHFDVTVAGPDSSPYEGGVFKLELFLPEEYPMNPPKVRFLTRIYHPNIDKLGRICLDILKDKWSPALQIRTVLLSIQALLGAPNPDDPLANDVAQHWKENQNAAIAQAREWTRKYAQ, encoded by the exons ATGGCCGACTCTCCTCCCGGTATCTCCGCTGCTCCTAAAGATGACAATCTCCGACATTTCGACGTGACTGTTGCCGGTCCCGACTCTTCTCCATATGAAG GTGGTGTTTTCAAGCTTGAACTGTTCTTGCCGGAAGAATATCCCATGAATCCCCCGAAAGTCCGATTTTTGACCAGGATATA CCACCCAAATATTG ACAAGCTCGGCCGAATCTGTCTTGATATCCTCAAAGACAAGTGGTCCCCTGCTCTTCAAATTCGAACCGTCCT CCTCTCTATTCAGGCTCTTCTCGGTGCTCCCAACCCCGACGACCCCCTTGCCAATGATGTTGCCCAGCACTGGAAGGAGAACCAGAATGCTGCCATCGCCCAAGCCAGAGAATGGACTCGAAAGTATGCTCAGTAG